In Sphingobacterium sp. PCS056, the following proteins share a genomic window:
- a CDS encoding AraC family transcriptional regulator, whose translation MAKENIYQSLEVFYENVTVCPIRDRQFNFFELVYVISGKGKHIVNGNKFDYFPGDLFLITPDDCHGFDLEGNNEFMVVRFGESYIKEYQWKSIDHIECLLYYASHLSGSILVNNDDKHMVNSLIQSLQQACSHQSLYNEDLTRHLVNAIIVIAARNIAINKPQQLTPNADRRTLQILDYIQAYIRQPELLTIAVIAAKFGFSPTYLSSYFRKECNESIQQYISSYRIRLIEHRLRFSDKRVHEIADEFGFADESHINKFFKRHHGISLKKYREASLS comes from the coding sequence ATGGCAAAAGAAAATATCTATCAATCCCTTGAAGTCTTTTATGAAAACGTAACGGTATGTCCGATTCGTGACAGACAATTTAATTTCTTTGAGCTGGTGTATGTTATTTCTGGTAAAGGAAAGCACATTGTCAATGGGAATAAATTTGACTATTTTCCGGGAGACTTATTTCTTATTACACCAGATGATTGCCATGGGTTTGATTTGGAGGGAAATAATGAGTTTATGGTCGTACGTTTTGGAGAAAGTTATATAAAAGAATATCAATGGAAAAGCATCGATCACATCGAATGTCTTTTGTATTATGCTTCTCATTTATCAGGTTCTATTTTAGTCAATAATGATGATAAACATATGGTCAATTCGTTGATTCAGAGTTTACAACAGGCATGCAGTCATCAATCCCTTTACAATGAAGATTTGACCAGACATCTGGTCAATGCTATTATCGTTATCGCAGCGCGAAATATAGCCATCAATAAACCTCAGCAACTTACTCCTAATGCGGATAGGCGTACGCTACAGATATTAGATTATATCCAAGCATACATACGACAGCCCGAGCTCCTTACCATCGCTGTAATTGCTGCGAAATTTGGATTTTCGCCAACCTATCTAAGCAGCTATTTCCGCAAAGAATGCAACGAGTCTATACAGCAGTATATCTCTTCCTATCGGATTCGCTTGATCGAACATCGATTGCGGTTTAGTGATAAAAGAGTGCATGAAATCGCAGATGAATTTGGATTTGCTGATGAAAGTCATATCAATAAGTTCTTTAAGCGTCATCATGGTATTAGTCTAAAAAAATATAGGGAAGCATCCCTTTCTTAA